A window of Amycolatopsis australiensis contains these coding sequences:
- a CDS encoding serine/threonine-protein kinase, protein MATAEEGHYSLVPLGGGASGTVCACRRGSEVIALKVFPGRLYRRTRARLDRELAALAGLAEQAGVVVPQAVETMPDGRVALRMELCTQSLARVVAASGPLTVSDVLVLGLTLASTLVAAHRAGIVHGRVTPANVLFRASGEPVLSDFGHTLRDVFTRDGDHGIAYLAPETLDGDAGERSDLYGLGVVLHTALAGRPPFPAAAPDVAALRDSVRHDPAPPVDRPEAPIDLLVLVDRLLEKDPVKRPASAEEVTKQLIRLWEAQEPEPEPGPGPAAGSRLGAEVFAWPPPGAGEPEPAPRKDRAWLLVALPACAAILVAVAWMLVKGPFGVTPSAASGTASTPPGTVEPVSLDLAEPADLGTAATLSWTGPAGWEFAVVAAAEAGPTETTLVRRNRTARVTVDPRVKYCFQVQATDGVRVQVSEPRPFRGATCRE, encoded by the coding sequence ATGGCGACAGCGGAAGAGGGCCACTACAGCCTCGTGCCGCTCGGCGGCGGCGCGTCCGGCACCGTGTGCGCCTGCCGGCGCGGCAGCGAAGTGATTGCCCTGAAAGTGTTTCCCGGCCGCCTCTACCGGCGCACGCGCGCCCGCCTCGACCGCGAACTGGCCGCTCTGGCGGGGCTCGCCGAGCAGGCCGGGGTCGTGGTGCCGCAAGCGGTCGAGACGATGCCGGACGGGCGGGTCGCGCTCCGCATGGAACTGTGCACCCAGTCGCTCGCCCGGGTCGTCGCCGCGTCCGGTCCGCTGACCGTCTCCGACGTCCTCGTCCTCGGCCTCACCCTCGCCTCGACGCTCGTCGCCGCGCATCGGGCGGGGATCGTCCACGGCCGGGTGACGCCGGCCAACGTGCTGTTCCGGGCCTCCGGCGAGCCGGTGCTGAGCGACTTCGGGCACACCCTCCGGGACGTCTTCACCCGCGACGGCGATCACGGGATCGCCTACCTGGCCCCGGAGACGCTGGACGGCGACGCCGGCGAACGTTCCGACCTCTACGGGCTCGGTGTCGTGCTCCACACGGCGTTGGCGGGCCGGCCGCCGTTTCCCGCCGCCGCGCCCGATGTCGCGGCCCTGCGGGACTCCGTCCGCCACGATCCGGCTCCGCCCGTGGACCGGCCGGAGGCGCCGATCGACCTGCTCGTGCTCGTGGACCGGCTGCTCGAAAAGGATCCGGTGAAGCGGCCGGCCTCCGCCGAGGAGGTGACGAAGCAGCTGATCCGGTTGTGGGAGGCCCAGGAACCGGAACCGGAACCGGGCCCCGGCCCGGCAGCCGGGTCCCGCCTGGGCGCCGAGGTGTTCGCGTGGCCGCCGCCCGGAGCCGGGGAGCCTGAGCCGGCGCCGCGCAAGGACCGGGCGTGGCTGCTCGTCGCGCTCCCGGCGTGCGCCGCGATCCTCGTCGCCGTGGCGTGGATGCTGGTCAAGGGACCGTTCGGGGTCACACCGTCCGCCGCGTCCGGGACGGCGAGCACCCCGCCCGGCACCGTCGAACCCGTGTCGCTGGACCTGGCCGAGCCCGCCGATCTCGGGACCGCGGCCACCCTGTCCTGGACCGGCCCCGCCGGGTGGGAGTTCGCGGTGGTCGCCGCCGCCGAAGCCGGCCCGACCGAGACCACCCTGGTGCGGCGGAACCGCACCGCGCGGGTCACCGTCGACCCGCGGGTGAAGTACTGCTTCCAGGTGCAGGCGACCGACGGGGTCCGTGTCCAGGTCAGCGAGCCGAGACCCTTCCGGGGCGCCACCTGCAGGGAGTGA